From the Nitrobacter hamburgensis X14 genome, one window contains:
- a CDS encoding bifunctional acetate--CoA ligase family protein/GNAT family N-acetyltransferase, whose protein sequence is MSTYRLNSLLSPNSVALVGASTHSGSVGRAIIKNIRASRFGGPFGVVNSHYREIDGIATVKRLAKLPFVPELVIVTTPAATVPEIVAEAGQLGSAGVIIVSAGLGHGAGSLAEAAERAARAYHMRLIGPNCLGILMPTINLNASFAAHMPRAGNLALISQSGAIATGMVDWAARRNVGFSGIVSVGDQLDVDIADLLEFFALDTDTKAILMYIEAVKDARKFMSAARAAARVKPVVVVKSGRMAQGAKAAATHTGALAGSDAVYDAAFRRAGILRVFDLRELFDCAETLSRVKFAFGKRLAMLTNGGGIGVLAVDRLIELGGIPAALNPVVKQQLDAVLPVTWSGSNPVDIIGDADPARYVAALEILLEDGDSDAVLVMNVQTAIADSGAIATAVTRAVDADRRKHTVSAKPVLAVWVGADEKISRTFTDAGIPDFPTEDDAVRGFMHLVHHREVVESLAAVPPSLAHEFVPDTEAARRVVESAVAEGRGWLDPIEVMGVLDAYGIASVPTRAAANAEEAAAHAESLFAQGATVVLKVLSRDISHKSDVGGVVLNLTSVDSVRAAVLRILASAKAKRPDARIDGFMVQPMILRPKARELILGIASDPTFGSVIVFGHGGTAVEVINDKALALPPLDLKLARDLVERTRVSRLLRAYRDVPPVKQDEIPLTLVKLAQLAADIPEISELDLNPLLADETGVLTVDARIAVGPPMRKFIGPGNANFAVRPYPSQWLRHLVLKDNWRIMVRPIRPDDEPLISDFLRHITKEDLRFRFFAAIKPLNHEFIARLTQLDYARAMAFVAFDEVTNEMVGVVRIHSDSIYETGEYAILLRSDLKGRGLGWMLMQLIIEYARSEGLKYIAGDVLAENTVMLAMCRDLGFEIVNDPVEHDIFHVRLVL, encoded by the coding sequence ATGTCAACCTATCGATTGAATAGTCTGCTTTCTCCGAACTCAGTCGCGTTGGTCGGTGCGAGCACGCACAGCGGCTCGGTTGGGCGAGCGATTATAAAAAACATCCGCGCGTCCCGGTTTGGAGGTCCGTTCGGTGTCGTCAATTCGCATTATCGGGAGATTGACGGCATAGCGACGGTCAAGCGTTTAGCTAAGCTTCCGTTTGTCCCGGAGCTAGTCATTGTCACCACGCCGGCGGCAACGGTTCCTGAGATCGTTGCCGAAGCCGGACAACTCGGCTCCGCTGGAGTCATCATTGTCAGCGCCGGCCTTGGCCACGGAGCGGGCTCATTGGCGGAAGCCGCCGAGCGCGCGGCGCGTGCCTATCATATGAGGCTGATCGGTCCTAATTGCCTCGGCATATTAATGCCAACGATAAATCTGAACGCGAGCTTCGCGGCTCATATGCCACGCGCGGGTAATCTGGCATTGATTTCCCAATCCGGTGCAATAGCAACCGGGATGGTGGATTGGGCAGCGCGCCGTAACGTCGGATTTTCTGGAATCGTATCGGTCGGTGACCAGCTTGATGTCGATATCGCTGATCTGTTGGAGTTTTTTGCACTCGATACCGATACCAAGGCGATCCTGATGTACATTGAGGCGGTCAAGGACGCCCGGAAATTCATGTCCGCGGCACGGGCGGCGGCGCGAGTCAAGCCGGTCGTCGTCGTCAAATCGGGACGGATGGCGCAAGGAGCCAAGGCGGCGGCAACGCATACGGGTGCGCTGGCCGGTTCGGATGCCGTCTATGACGCGGCGTTCCGTCGCGCGGGCATACTGCGGGTGTTCGATCTCCGGGAGCTGTTCGATTGTGCGGAGACACTGAGCCGAGTCAAATTTGCGTTTGGAAAGCGGTTGGCCATGCTCACCAACGGGGGCGGCATCGGCGTCCTCGCGGTGGATCGGCTTATCGAGTTGGGAGGGATTCCGGCGGCACTCAATCCCGTCGTCAAACAACAGCTCGACGCCGTTTTGCCGGTGACATGGTCGGGCTCCAATCCGGTCGATATCATTGGTGACGCCGATCCGGCGCGTTATGTCGCGGCGCTCGAGATTTTGTTGGAGGATGGTGATAGCGATGCTGTCCTTGTCATGAACGTGCAAACGGCGATTGCCGATTCAGGCGCCATCGCTACGGCGGTCACCCGCGCCGTTGACGCCGATCGGCGCAAGCACACTGTTTCCGCCAAACCGGTGCTGGCGGTATGGGTCGGCGCCGACGAAAAGATCTCGAGAACGTTTACCGATGCAGGCATTCCCGATTTTCCGACGGAAGACGACGCCGTGCGCGGATTTATGCATCTCGTTCATCACCGCGAGGTGGTCGAATCGCTTGCCGCGGTGCCGCCGAGCCTGGCACATGAATTCGTACCTGATACCGAAGCGGCGCGGCGAGTTGTCGAGTCGGCGGTGGCGGAGGGTAGAGGATGGCTCGATCCGATTGAGGTCATGGGCGTCCTGGATGCTTACGGGATTGCCAGCGTGCCGACGCGGGCGGCTGCCAATGCCGAAGAGGCCGCTGCTCATGCGGAATCCTTGTTTGCGCAGGGCGCGACCGTTGTTCTGAAGGTGCTTTCGCGCGACATCTCGCACAAATCCGATGTCGGCGGCGTGGTGCTCAATCTGACCAGCGTCGATTCGGTTCGCGCCGCGGTCCTCCGCATTCTGGCGAGTGCCAAAGCGAAGCGCCCGGATGCAAGGATTGATGGTTTCATGGTGCAGCCGATGATCCTGCGGCCGAAGGCTCGTGAACTCATCCTGGGAATCGCCAGCGATCCGACTTTCGGCTCCGTCATCGTTTTCGGCCACGGAGGCACGGCCGTGGAGGTGATCAACGACAAGGCGCTGGCCCTGCCGCCGCTCGATCTCAAGCTCGCCCGCGATCTTGTCGAGCGCACCCGCGTTTCCCGGCTGTTGCGTGCCTATCGCGATGTGCCTCCCGTCAAACAGGACGAAATACCTTTGACATTGGTGAAACTGGCACAACTCGCGGCAGATATTCCCGAGATCAGCGAACTGGACCTCAATCCGCTGCTCGCCGATGAGACCGGGGTTCTTACGGTGGATGCCCGTATCGCGGTGGGGCCTCCGATGCGAAAATTTATCGGCCCGGGCAATGCCAACTTTGCTGTTCGGCCGTATCCGTCGCAATGGCTGCGACATCTTGTGTTGAAGGATAATTGGCGGATCATGGTCCGGCCGATCCGGCCTGACGACGAACCGTTGATTTCTGACTTTCTGCGCCACATCACAAAGGAGGATCTGAGATTCCGGTTCTTTGCTGCCATAAAGCCGTTAAACCATGAATTCATTGCGCGGTTGACCCAACTCGATTACGCGCGCGCAATGGCTTTCGTCGCTTTCGATGAGGTTACCAACGAAATGGTTGGCGTCGTTCGAATCCACTCAGATTCGATTTATGAGACCGGTGAGTATGCGATACTGCTTCGCTCGGACTTGAAAGGCAGAGGACTGGGTTGGATGCTGATGCAATTGATCATCGAGTATGCCAGATCCGAGGGGTTAAAGTACATTGCTGGCGATGTTCTAGCGGAGAACACGGTGATGTTGGCAATGTGCCGGGATCTTGGCTTCGAGATTGTGAACGATCCCGTCGAGCATGACATTTTCCATGTCAGGCTTGTGCTTTAG
- a CDS encoding ABC transporter ATP-binding protein gives MDTSVGEFAIQVNDLVVGFGRRVVINHLALDVRCGEILGLVGASGGGKSVLMRTIIGLIPRRGGEIEVMGAKIGSTHDRGTQTVAGKWGILFQQGALFSSLTARQNIQFPLRENLVLSDALLDEIATAKLEMVGLTPEDGDKFPSELSGGMTKRVALARALALDPAIVFLDEPTSGLDPIAAGDFDALIKTLQKTLGLTVFMVTHDLASLNTICDRVAALADGKIVAIGPMRELLQSEHPWVRAYFHGKRSLMLQPKAS, from the coding sequence ATGGATACATCGGTTGGGGAGTTCGCAATTCAGGTCAACGACCTCGTCGTGGGTTTCGGGCGCCGCGTCGTCATCAATCATCTCGCGCTCGATGTACGCTGTGGCGAGATCCTTGGCTTGGTCGGCGCGTCGGGCGGCGGTAAGTCGGTGCTGATGCGAACCATCATCGGCCTGATCCCGCGAAGGGGCGGTGAGATCGAGGTGATGGGCGCCAAGATCGGCTCGACCCATGATCGCGGAACGCAGACGGTCGCCGGCAAATGGGGCATCTTGTTCCAGCAGGGAGCGCTGTTCTCCTCGCTCACCGCGCGGCAGAATATCCAGTTTCCGTTGCGCGAGAATCTTGTGCTGTCAGATGCGCTGCTGGACGAGATTGCTACAGCCAAGCTGGAAATGGTCGGCCTGACCCCGGAGGATGGCGACAAGTTTCCCTCCGAACTGTCGGGTGGCATGACCAAGCGCGTGGCGCTGGCACGGGCGCTGGCGCTCGACCCGGCGATCGTTTTTCTCGACGAGCCGACCTCCGGCCTCGATCCTATCGCGGCGGGCGATTTCGATGCCCTGATCAAGACATTGCAGAAAACCCTGGGCCTGACGGTGTTCATGGTGACCCACGATCTTGCCAGTCTGAATACCATCTGCGACCGCGTCGCGGCGCTGGCGGACGGCAAAATTGTCGCCATCGGGCCGATGCGGGAGCTGCTCCAATCCGAACACCCGTGGGTGCGGGCCTACTTCCATGGCAAGCGCTCGTTGATGCTGCAACCGAAAGCGAGTTGA
- a CDS encoding HAD-IC family P-type ATPase → MTIAHGRYSEVSSDHYNRLLALNETFWNESNDALLRGLATQKQGLTDAEAERRLVRYGPNLSVLNIRRSLVIKFGRRIAEPLIAILLIAALISGVVGDWQSLIVIVLIVLFSIALDVFQEQKAENTVEALRRSVAITASVLRDGRPVELAVPEIVPGDVVELRAGDLVPADGIVLRSRGALANEAILTGEPYPAEKRCGPCDAKSPVDAFNALFSGTSLVGGEAVMLVVATGGATRFGAIAASLQDKVAPTAFERGVHALGMLILRLTGFLVLFVLLTQLIKHALSLESVLFAVALAVGLTPELLPMVMTVCSPEQPFRERHA, encoded by the coding sequence ATGACGATTGCGCATGGGAGGTATTCTGAGGTCTCTAGCGATCATTATAACAGGCTTCTCGCACTCAACGAAACGTTCTGGAACGAAAGCAACGACGCCCTTCTGCGTGGTCTCGCGACCCAGAAGCAGGGACTGACCGACGCGGAAGCGGAACGGCGACTGGTTCGCTATGGTCCTAATCTCTCCGTGCTGAACATCCGGCGAAGTCTCGTCATCAAGTTTGGCAGGCGTATCGCGGAGCCACTGATTGCCATTCTTCTCATCGCCGCATTGATATCCGGCGTGGTGGGTGACTGGCAGAGTCTTATCGTTATTGTCTTGATTGTCCTGTTCTCCATCGCACTCGACGTTTTTCAGGAGCAAAAGGCGGAGAACACTGTTGAGGCGCTGAGACGCTCCGTTGCTATTACGGCGTCAGTCCTGCGTGACGGGCGGCCTGTTGAGCTTGCGGTACCGGAAATCGTCCCCGGAGATGTGGTCGAGCTTCGCGCAGGTGATTTGGTGCCGGCCGACGGCATTGTGCTGCGGAGCCGGGGGGCGCTGGCCAATGAAGCGATCCTTACCGGCGAGCCGTACCCGGCGGAGAAGCGCTGCGGTCCGTGCGATGCCAAGTCGCCGGTGGACGCCTTCAACGCGCTGTTCAGCGGCACGAGCCTTGTTGGCGGAGAAGCCGTAATGCTGGTCGTTGCCACAGGTGGTGCGACCCGCTTCGGCGCCATTGCAGCTTCGCTTCAGGACAAGGTCGCACCGACAGCGTTCGAACGCGGTGTGCATGCACTTGGCATGCTCATTCTGCGCTTGACCGGCTTTCTCGTGCTATTCGTATTACTGACTCAGCTGATTAAACACGCGCTTTCGCTAGAGAGTGTTCTGTTTGCGGTGGCGCTGGCGGTGGGCCTCACTCCCGAACTTCTGCCGATGGTTATGACGGTTTGCTCGCCTGAACAGCCGTTTCGCGAGCGGCATGCGTAG
- a CDS encoding HAD-IC family P-type ATPase translates to MTDAALTARVTETDIFVRISPDQKMRIVRALRRSGYTVGFLGDGINDAPAIHVADVGVSVDGGTDVARAAADIILLAPELGVLAAGVAEGRRTYANIMKYVRMGTSSNFGNMLSMALASLVLPFLPLTALQILLNNLIYDISEIGIPFDPADENELVRPQAWDMKSVLRFTLVMGPLSSLFDAATFSLLRLGFGADEAVFRTAWFVESIATQILIIFVIRTAKPLWASRPHPALVVTSLGALGGALILALTPLGGFVGFVALPSVLLAAIAGVSGVYLVTAELLKRVVMPPYRDVSFHKMPAS, encoded by the coding sequence ATGACCGATGCGGCGCTTACTGCGCGCGTGACTGAAACGGATATCTTCGTTCGCATTTCACCGGATCAAAAGATGCGGATCGTACGTGCGTTGCGCCGGAGCGGGTATACCGTCGGGTTTTTGGGCGACGGAATCAATGATGCGCCAGCTATCCATGTCGCTGATGTCGGCGTCTCCGTTGATGGCGGCACGGACGTGGCGCGTGCGGCAGCCGACATTATTCTTCTTGCTCCGGAGCTCGGCGTGCTGGCCGCCGGTGTTGCGGAAGGTCGGCGGACCTATGCCAACATTATGAAGTATGTGCGGATGGGTACCAGTTCGAATTTCGGTAACATGCTGTCGATGGCGCTGGCCTCGCTGGTGCTGCCGTTCCTGCCTCTGACGGCGCTGCAAATCCTTCTCAACAACCTCATCTACGATATTTCTGAGATCGGGATTCCATTCGATCCGGCTGACGAAAACGAGCTTGTCAGGCCGCAAGCCTGGGACATGAAATCCGTATTGCGCTTTACCTTGGTCATGGGTCCCTTGTCTTCGCTGTTCGATGCAGCGACATTTTCGCTACTCCGTCTTGGCTTTGGCGCGGATGAGGCTGTGTTTCGGACCGCCTGGTTCGTCGAATCCATCGCGACGCAGATTCTCATCATTTTTGTAATTCGCACCGCCAAGCCTTTATGGGCAAGCCGCCCCCATCCTGCGCTTGTGGTGACTTCGCTTGGGGCGCTCGGAGGTGCGCTCATTCTGGCGTTAACGCCGCTTGGCGGCTTTGTCGGGTTTGTAGCACTGCCTTCGGTCCTATTAGCTGCGATCGCCGGCGTGAGCGGGGTTTATCTCGTGACGGCTGAGCTTCTGAAGCGGGTCGTTATGCCGCCGTATCGAGACGTTTCATTCCACAAAATGCCTGCTTCTTAG
- a CDS encoding ABC-type transport auxiliary lipoprotein family protein encodes METRAPFVIIGAFVLAAIAAVFGFVYWLHNTGGLGPRATYHVQFEGSVPGLLVGAAVLFNGIRVGEVTELSLAPDNPHRVDAAIAVTSTTPVRSDTKVGLEFQGLTGVPVVALEGGQLLAASGPVSTLIAEAGAGQSMTQAARDALRHVDAVLAENAGPIKSTIANLQVFSDGLARNTDKLDGIVAGLERMTGGGVSSGQKVTYDLRAAHGFSSPPERTLKSKLVIPEPTAVIKLDTQRFLFSPAKEYPGFAEAIWADSIPKLLQAKLLESFENYDIAHAPLRSMDGVQGDYQLLIDIRRFQIATDPEPAVDIGLSARILNKDGKVVAARLFQDTQKLDKIEPAAASAAFNDAFGRIAKDMIAWTVKAI; translated from the coding sequence ATGGAAACCCGTGCCCCCTTTGTCATCATCGGCGCGTTCGTGCTGGCGGCCATCGCCGCGGTTTTCGGCTTCGTCTATTGGCTCCATAATACCGGCGGCCTGGGGCCGCGAGCGACCTACCACGTGCAATTCGAGGGATCTGTGCCCGGCCTGCTGGTTGGTGCGGCCGTCCTCTTCAATGGCATTCGCGTTGGCGAGGTGACTGAGCTTAGCCTCGCGCCGGACAATCCGCACCGCGTCGACGCGGCGATTGCCGTAACATCGACGACGCCGGTGCGATCCGACACCAAAGTCGGCCTCGAATTTCAGGGCCTGACCGGCGTTCCGGTCGTTGCGCTGGAAGGCGGTCAGCTACTCGCAGCCTCCGGTCCGGTCTCGACATTAATCGCCGAAGCTGGTGCGGGCCAAAGTATGACTCAGGCTGCACGCGATGCGTTGCGGCATGTTGATGCGGTGCTGGCGGAAAATGCGGGGCCGATAAAAAGCACCATCGCAAATTTGCAGGTCTTTTCCGACGGACTGGCTCGGAACACCGACAAACTCGATGGCATTGTGGCCGGCCTTGAGCGCATGACAGGAGGAGGCGTTTCATCGGGACAGAAAGTCACTTACGATCTCCGTGCGGCGCATGGCTTTTCCAGCCCGCCCGAGCGGACCCTCAAGAGCAAACTCGTCATTCCGGAGCCGACTGCGGTAATCAAGCTCGACACGCAGCGTTTTCTGTTTTCGCCGGCCAAGGAGTATCCGGGTTTCGCCGAGGCGATATGGGCTGATAGCATTCCAAAGTTGCTGCAGGCAAAACTGCTTGAGAGCTTCGAAAATTACGACATCGCCCATGCGCCGCTACGCTCAATGGATGGAGTGCAGGGGGATTATCAACTCCTGATCGACATCCGGCGCTTTCAGATCGCGACCGATCCCGAACCGGCCGTCGATATCGGATTGTCGGCGCGAATCCTGAACAAGGATGGCAAGGTGGTTGCGGCGCGATTATTCCAGGACACCCAGAAGCTGGACAAAATCGAGCCAGCGGCGGCCAGCGCGGCGTTCAACGATGCATTTGGGCGGATAGCCAAGGACATGATCGCCTGGACCGTTAAGGCAATATAA
- a CDS encoding zinc-dependent alcohol dehydrogenase family protein, producing MKALVYHGPGHKELDDRPKPEIRSAGDAIVKMVKTTICGTDLHILKGDVPTCTPGRILGHEGVGIIDSVGAGVTTFKLGDRVLISCISSCGKCEYCRRGLYSHCTTGGWILGNEIDGTQAEYVRTPHADTSLYRIPADADEEALVMLSDILPTGFECGVLNGKVAPGSTVAIVGSGPIGLAALLTAQFYSPAELIMIDLDDKRLKIAKIFGATHTINSASGKAADKVKALTGGKGVDTAIEAVGVPATFVLCQDIVAPGGIIANIGVHGSKVDLHLERLWSHNISITTRLVDTVTTPMLLKTVQSNKINPAQLITHRFPLDQILKAYDTFSRAADTGALKVIITA from the coding sequence ATGAAAGCGCTTGTCTACCATGGACCCGGCCACAAAGAGCTCGATGATCGTCCCAAGCCGGAAATACGGTCCGCAGGAGATGCTATCGTCAAGATGGTGAAAACGACCATCTGCGGCACGGACCTGCATATTCTGAAAGGTGACGTGCCGACTTGTACACCCGGTCGGATTCTCGGGCACGAAGGTGTCGGCATCATTGATTCAGTTGGCGCCGGTGTCACGACCTTCAAACTAGGCGACCGTGTCCTCATTTCCTGCATTTCCTCTTGCGGTAAATGCGAATACTGCCGTCGGGGTCTCTATTCCCACTGTACGACCGGCGGCTGGATCCTTGGCAACGAGATCGATGGGACACAAGCTGAATATGTCCGGACCCCACATGCAGATACTAGCCTTTACCGTATTCCGGCTGACGCCGACGAAGAGGCGCTCGTCATGTTGAGCGATATTTTACCGACCGGTTTCGAATGCGGCGTTCTGAATGGCAAGGTGGCACCGGGGTCAACCGTCGCGATCGTCGGCTCCGGGCCGATCGGTCTTGCGGCGTTGCTGACAGCGCAATTTTACTCCCCCGCCGAACTGATCATGATCGATCTCGATGACAAACGTCTCAAGATCGCCAAGATATTTGGCGCTACACATACGATCAATAGCGCGAGCGGGAAGGCTGCTGACAAGGTGAAAGCACTGACCGGTGGCAAAGGTGTCGATACGGCGATCGAGGCGGTCGGCGTTCCCGCAACCTTCGTGCTTTGCCAGGATATAGTCGCTCCCGGCGGCATCATCGCCAACATTGGCGTACACGGCAGCAAGGTCGATCTGCACCTGGAGAGACTATGGTCGCACAATATCTCAATTACGACCCGGCTGGTTGACACGGTCACAACACCCATGCTTCTCAAGACGGTGCAATCAAATAAAATCAATCCTGCCCAATTGATTACGCATCGATTCCCGCTCGATCAAATTCTTAAGGCGTATGATACATTCAGCCGCGCAGCTGATACGGGCGCACTGAAAGTAATCATCACTGCCTGA
- a CDS encoding universal stress protein: MIKDIILHLERDPSRDIVRDFAASTAEMFSAHLTGVSFAFAAGIPNYIAPSFPAGVLADLFAESETAARGAIDRFEGAMKRDSLAAEPRLVLQTDFGPPRAFSEMARCFDLSIIMQSDDYNGINNSTLIEATLFDSGRPLIVVPYIQQDGLKLDRVVCCWDGSRAAVRAINDALPLLRKAKAVELFIVENEKTSSESVISGIEIGRHLARHDIKIEVRRTPAADIDVANTILSHVADCSASLLVMGGYGHSRLREFVLGGATLGMLSAMTVPVFMSH, encoded by the coding sequence ATGATTAAAGACATCATTCTCCATCTAGAGCGCGATCCGTCCCGGGACATTGTTCGGGATTTTGCTGCTTCGACGGCCGAGATGTTTTCCGCTCATCTGACGGGAGTTTCCTTTGCCTTTGCGGCAGGCATTCCCAACTATATTGCTCCGAGTTTCCCTGCCGGTGTTCTCGCCGACCTGTTTGCCGAGAGTGAAACAGCGGCGCGCGGTGCAATTGACCGCTTTGAGGGGGCCATGAAGCGCGACAGTCTTGCGGCTGAACCGCGGCTGGTCTTGCAGACCGACTTCGGACCACCTAGGGCGTTTTCGGAGATGGCACGGTGTTTCGATCTCAGCATCATCATGCAATCGGACGATTATAATGGCATCAATAACAGCACTCTGATCGAAGCGACGCTGTTTGATTCCGGGCGGCCGCTCATTGTCGTCCCTTACATCCAGCAGGATGGGTTGAAGCTCGACCGTGTCGTGTGCTGTTGGGATGGAAGTCGCGCTGCAGTGCGTGCCATCAATGATGCGCTACCTTTGTTGAGGAAAGCCAAGGCCGTCGAGTTGTTTATCGTCGAGAACGAGAAGACCTCTAGTGAGAGCGTCATCAGCGGTATTGAAATCGGTAGGCATCTCGCCCGGCATGATATCAAGATAGAAGTGAGAAGGACGCCTGCCGCTGACATCGATGTAGCGAATACCATTCTATCGCACGTTGCTGACTGCTCGGCGAGCTTGCTTGTGATGGGCGGCTATGGACATTCTCGTCTGCGCGAATTCGTACTTGGCGGAGCAACGCTCGGAATGCTGTCGGCGATGACGGTTCCTGTTTTCATGTCGCACTAG
- a CDS encoding c-type cytochrome, with translation MRVANSSLLLALSMILALGSAQRMEAANTEQGRRLALLYCAGCHAIDKVSPSPLRIAPPFRNLHKRYPVETLEEALAEGLMTGHPSMPQFQFEPDQINNFIMFLKSLE, from the coding sequence ATGCGCGTTGCTAACTCATCGTTGCTTCTAGCGCTGTCCATGATCCTCGCCTTAGGATCAGCGCAACGCATGGAAGCCGCCAACACCGAGCAAGGTCGGCGCTTGGCGCTTCTTTATTGCGCAGGATGTCACGCAATCGACAAGGTGAGTCCCAGCCCACTTCGAATTGCGCCGCCATTTCGCAACTTACACAAGCGTTATCCCGTCGAGACGCTTGAAGAAGCCCTTGCTGAAGGACTCATGACTGGACATCCCAGCATGCCACAATTCCAATTCGAACCCGATCAAATCAACAATTTTATCATGTTCCTGAAATCTCTGGAGTGA
- a CDS encoding MlaE family ABC transporter permease: MATAPQLTATSRGDALELRPDGSWIAANVIALETLADAVAPQVERAKSLKMDMSGLSELDTLGAWLLEKLSRRVASADHPVEVVGVSENYAGLIEEVRHVNRHNPPPPKARNPVIAKVEEIGRSAWGSREDVAVFLQMLGSLCVALLGIIRKPRSLRLTSLVYQLYRVGWQAIPIILLITFLIGAIIAQQGFFHFRKFGADSYVVDMVGILVLRELGVLIVAIMVAGRSGSAYTAELGSMKMREEIDALSTMGLDPVVVLILPRVLALVSALPILTFIGSMAALYGGGLVAWFYGGMGPSIFIARLHDAVSVTHFEVGMIKAPFMALVIGIVACSEGLRVKGSAESLGKQTTTSVVKSIFLVIVLDGLFAVFFASIGM; the protein is encoded by the coding sequence TTGGCGACGGCACCCCAATTGACGGCCACCTCAAGAGGCGATGCGCTCGAGTTGCGCCCGGACGGTTCCTGGATCGCGGCGAATGTCATCGCCCTGGAAACCCTCGCGGACGCCGTCGCGCCGCAGGTCGAGCGGGCGAAGTCCCTGAAAATGGATATGAGCGGCCTGAGCGAACTCGATACGCTAGGAGCCTGGTTGCTCGAAAAATTGTCGCGGCGAGTGGCATCTGCCGATCATCCGGTTGAAGTCGTCGGAGTTTCTGAAAACTACGCCGGCCTGATCGAGGAGGTCCGGCATGTAAACCGGCACAATCCTCCGCCACCCAAGGCGCGCAATCCTGTGATTGCCAAAGTGGAGGAGATTGGCCGCTCGGCCTGGGGCTCCCGCGAAGACGTGGCCGTGTTCTTGCAAATGCTCGGTTCACTTTGCGTCGCGTTGCTCGGCATCATTCGCAAGCCGCGTTCGCTGCGGCTCACGTCGTTGGTTTATCAATTGTATCGGGTCGGCTGGCAGGCGATCCCCATCATCCTGCTCATCACGTTTCTGATCGGCGCGATCATCGCTCAGCAGGGCTTTTTTCATTTTCGCAAGTTCGGCGCCGATTCCTACGTCGTCGACATGGTCGGAATTCTCGTGCTGCGCGAGCTCGGCGTGTTGATCGTTGCGATCATGGTCGCCGGCCGATCCGGCAGCGCTTACACCGCCGAACTCGGCTCCATGAAGATGCGCGAGGAGATCGACGCACTATCCACCATGGGTCTCGATCCCGTCGTCGTTTTGATCCTGCCGCGCGTTCTGGCCTTGGTTTCTGCGCTGCCGATCCTGACGTTCATAGGATCAATGGCCGCGCTTTACGGCGGCGGTCTGGTCGCATGGTTCTATGGCGGTATGGGCCCGTCCATATTCATTGCGCGGCTGCACGACGCAGTTTCCGTGACGCATTTCGAGGTCGGCATGATCAAGGCACCCTTTATGGCCCTGGTGATTGGCATCGTGGCTTGTAGCGAGGGTTTGCGTGTCAAGGGCAGCGCCGAATCGCTCGGTAAGCAAACGACAACATCGGTGGTGAAGTCGATCTTCTTGGTGATCGTGCTGGATGGATTGTTCGCGGTGTTCTTCGCGTCGATTGGAATGTAG